Proteins from a single region of Sylvia atricapilla isolate bSylAtr1 chromosome 9, bSylAtr1.pri, whole genome shotgun sequence:
- the LOC136364721 gene encoding protein FAM163A-like, producing MTAGTVVITGGILATVILLCIIAVLCYCRLQYYCCKKNDSAEEEEEEEEEEEEEEPDLPAHSHLVMCNACSSRMVDGQGSPAPPGELNQHGAHPYCPTCSPYGSPFYIRTADMVRNGGDRVTYTPACYKEMGPALNMAALQSYTLSRHGLLRDSVPNPRAISTEV from the exons ATGACAGCGGGAACTGTTGTTATCACCGGGGGAATCCTAGCGACGGTGATCCTACTGTGCATCATTGCTGTGCTCTGCTACTGTAGGCTACAG taCTACTGCTGTAAGAAAAATGACTCcgctgaggaagaggaggaggaggaggaggaggaggaagaggaagagccCGACCTGCCCGCGCACTCGCACCTCGTCATGTGCAACGCGTGCAGCTCCCGCATGGTggatgggcagggcagccccgcgccgcccgGCGAGCTCAACCAGCACGGGGCTCACCCCTACTGCCCGACCTGCTCCCCCTACGGCTCCCCCTTTTACATCCGGACTGCCGACATGGTGCGCAACGGCGGCGACAGGGTCACCTACACGCCCGCCTGCTACAAGGAGATGGGGCCGGCCCTCAACATGGCCGCCCTGCAGAGCTACACGTTGAGCCGCCACGGCCTCCTCCGCGACAGCGTCCCCAACCCGCGGGCCATCAGCACGGAGGTGTAG